One window of Trinickia caryophylli genomic DNA carries:
- a CDS encoding pirin family protein, producing the protein MPTIRSIKYTIPATRATEGGGFVVHRPFPTRALMDFDPFLLLDEMGPVDYAPGEAKGAPDHPHRGFETVTYVLEGCFRHKDSAGHAGVLRPGDVQWMTAGAGVVHSEMPDPDFAREGGRVHGLQLWVNLPRRDKMIAPRYQEIAASGIPCATSPDGKVHVKVIAGEALGVSARIETRTPILYQHFTLQPGASIEHPVPPTFRVFAYPLAGTGRYGPTRQAVAAQRMIVFDDEGQTIALAAGNEPLDVLLIGGVPLNEPIVRHGPFVMNTEDEIREAIVDYQAGRMGHIAA; encoded by the coding sequence ATGCCCACGATCCGCAGCATCAAGTACACGATCCCCGCCACGCGCGCAACCGAAGGCGGCGGCTTCGTCGTGCATCGCCCGTTCCCTACCCGCGCGCTGATGGACTTCGACCCGTTTTTGCTGCTCGATGAAATGGGCCCCGTCGATTACGCGCCCGGCGAGGCCAAGGGTGCGCCCGACCATCCGCATCGCGGCTTCGAAACGGTGACCTACGTGCTCGAAGGGTGCTTTCGTCACAAGGATTCCGCCGGTCACGCCGGCGTGCTGCGTCCGGGCGACGTACAGTGGATGACAGCGGGCGCAGGCGTCGTACATAGCGAGATGCCGGATCCCGATTTCGCGCGCGAGGGCGGCCGCGTTCATGGCTTGCAGCTCTGGGTGAACCTGCCGCGCCGCGACAAGATGATCGCGCCGCGCTATCAGGAGATCGCGGCCTCCGGCATTCCGTGCGCAACGTCGCCGGACGGCAAGGTGCACGTGAAAGTGATTGCCGGCGAAGCCCTCGGCGTATCGGCTCGGATCGAGACGCGCACACCGATTCTTTATCAGCACTTCACGCTGCAGCCGGGCGCATCGATCGAGCATCCGGTGCCCCCCACGTTCCGCGTGTTCGCTTATCCGCTCGCCGGAACCGGCCGATACGGTCCTACACGACAAGCAGTCGCGGCGCAGCGCATGATCGTTTTCGACGACGAAGGGCAAACCATCGCGCTCGCCGCCGGTAACGAGCCGCTCGACGTCCTGTTGATCGGCGGCGTACCGCTCAACGAACCGATCGTGCGCCATGGGCCGTTCGTCATGAATACCGAAGACGAAATCCGTGAAGCCATCGTCGACTATCAGGCGGGGAGAATGGGTCATATTGCGGCGTGA
- a CDS encoding OsmC family protein, protein MSERIVNAKTGATNYQVTFDDGAHLWHADEPVALGGGDRAPTPVSLLLSSLGACTSITLKMYAQRKGWPLTDVHVTLSLEPAGDGNTINRTIVLDGALSDEQRERLLQIANACPVHKILTRPIGIHTGLAVVPPAVESAP, encoded by the coding sequence ATGAGCGAACGCATCGTCAACGCCAAGACCGGCGCGACCAACTATCAAGTCACCTTCGATGACGGTGCTCATCTGTGGCACGCCGACGAGCCGGTCGCGTTGGGCGGCGGCGATCGCGCCCCCACTCCGGTATCGCTGCTGTTGTCGAGCCTCGGCGCCTGTACCTCGATCACCCTGAAAATGTACGCTCAGCGCAAAGGCTGGCCGCTCACGGACGTCCACGTCACGCTCTCGCTCGAACCAGCGGGCGACGGCAACACGATCAATCGCACGATCGTGCTCGATGGCGCGCTATCGGACGAGCAACGCGAGCGCCTCTTGCAGATCGCGAACGCGTGCCCGGTGCACAAGATCCTCACGCGTCCGATCGGCATCCACACGGGCCTCGCTGTGGTGCCGCCCGCAGTGGAGAGCGCCCCCTGA
- a CDS encoding SRPBCC family protein, producing the protein MNFEHLVQVNDPLNPLVDTLSRDELWEGLVLRAEQPQLFVIGLDSCTILSRGDRTFERELHYGPATVRDRVTLTPNESVRYDIMATEAHVGGSLTMTIEQPDEMQLFVRFEYTTTLPAAQTEDDRRTSEIVKSAYREADIDTVRLIRQYARTPKSPDSLH; encoded by the coding sequence TTGAATTTCGAACACCTGGTTCAAGTCAACGATCCTCTCAACCCGCTCGTCGATACGCTGAGCCGCGACGAGCTATGGGAAGGCCTCGTGCTGCGCGCCGAGCAGCCCCAGCTCTTCGTGATCGGTCTCGACAGCTGCACGATCCTGTCGCGCGGCGATCGCACATTCGAGCGGGAGCTGCACTACGGCCCCGCGACCGTGCGCGATCGGGTCACGCTCACGCCGAACGAGAGCGTGCGCTACGACATCATGGCAACCGAGGCCCACGTAGGCGGCTCGCTGACGATGACGATCGAGCAGCCCGACGAGATGCAGCTCTTCGTTCGCTTCGAATACACCACGACGCTGCCTGCCGCACAGACGGAGGACGACCGTCGCACGAGCGAGATCGTGAAATCGGCCTACCGGGAAGCGGACATCGACACCGTCAGGCTGATTCGTCAGTACGCGCGCACGCCGAAATCGCCTGATTCGCTGCATTGA
- the hemP gene encoding hemin uptake protein HemP has product MSEFNRSSTLTLRGSTNTALRQRRIERPRASASSAPHGLPAASASAREQRVVGSDALLQGQTHVLIAHNGETYQLRATRLGKLILTK; this is encoded by the coding sequence ATGAGCGAATTCAACCGTTCTTCCACCTTGACCTTGCGAGGCTCGACGAACACCGCATTGCGGCAGCGTCGAATTGAAAGACCGCGGGCAAGCGCGAGTTCCGCGCCTCATGGTCTGCCGGCAGCAAGTGCATCCGCACGCGAACAGCGTGTAGTCGGCAGTGATGCGCTATTGCAAGGACAAACCCATGTGCTGATTGCACATAACGGCGAAACGTACCAATTGCGCGCTACGCGCCTCGGCAAGCTGATTCTGACGAAGTAA
- a CDS encoding 4Fe-4S binding protein: MSCGVDVAPAPGRLALVGAWMQKHGGAIRAIQWAVVAVYAFLIIVPVCLPLPDDTAHLWNNLTLAAQFVFWGIWWPFVLLSMVLLGRVWCGVLCPEGALSEFASRHGRGLAIPRWVRWGGWPFVAFGLTTIYGQMVSVYQYPLAVLLVLGGSTLGAMVIGFLYGREKRVWCRYLCPVNGVFALLARLAPFHYKVDEQAWRRSYKSGEHGHRVIPINCAPLVPLRNMKGASACHMCGRCSGHRDAIELTWRSPSEEVVDLGRAAASGWDTALILYGLLGVAIGAFHWTVSPWFVQLKQSLAMWLIEHDITWPLETNAPWFLLTHYPAQNDVFSWLDGALVVGYIVVTGVVYGTALLALLAAATRMQGRFEWPRLHHLAQSLIPIAGAGVFLGLSATTLSLLRAEHVPLEWAADVRIAVLCIANAWSAWLGWRVLGRYDARAVARVAAMLLFVAALAVADSAWWLMFWGFSH; the protein is encoded by the coding sequence ATGAGTTGCGGTGTCGATGTGGCGCCGGCGCCAGGGCGGCTCGCCCTGGTCGGCGCATGGATGCAAAAGCATGGGGGGGCGATCCGCGCCATTCAATGGGCGGTCGTCGCCGTTTACGCGTTTCTGATCATCGTTCCGGTATGCCTGCCGCTGCCTGACGATACGGCGCACCTTTGGAACAACCTGACGCTCGCTGCGCAGTTCGTGTTCTGGGGTATCTGGTGGCCGTTCGTGCTGCTCTCGATGGTGCTGCTCGGCCGCGTATGGTGCGGGGTGCTGTGCCCGGAAGGGGCCTTGTCGGAATTCGCGAGCCGCCACGGGCGCGGGCTCGCCATTCCGCGCTGGGTGCGCTGGGGCGGCTGGCCGTTCGTGGCGTTCGGGCTGACAACCATCTACGGCCAGATGGTCAGCGTCTATCAGTATCCGCTCGCGGTACTTCTCGTATTGGGCGGCTCGACGCTCGGGGCGATGGTCATCGGCTTTCTGTATGGCCGCGAAAAACGCGTCTGGTGTCGTTATCTTTGCCCGGTCAACGGCGTATTCGCACTGCTGGCCCGGCTCGCGCCGTTCCATTACAAGGTCGACGAGCAGGCATGGCGGCGCTCATACAAGTCGGGCGAGCACGGTCACCGTGTCATTCCTATCAACTGCGCGCCGCTCGTACCTCTGCGCAACATGAAGGGCGCTTCGGCATGCCACATGTGTGGCCGATGCAGCGGGCATCGTGACGCCATCGAGCTGACATGGCGCTCGCCTTCCGAAGAGGTGGTCGACCTGGGCCGTGCCGCGGCGAGCGGGTGGGATACGGCGTTGATTCTCTATGGCCTGCTCGGTGTCGCGATCGGCGCTTTTCATTGGACGGTGAGCCCCTGGTTCGTGCAGCTTAAGCAGTCGCTCGCGATGTGGCTCATCGAGCACGACATCACGTGGCCGCTCGAAACCAATGCACCGTGGTTTTTGCTCACGCACTATCCCGCGCAAAACGATGTGTTTTCCTGGCTCGATGGCGCACTCGTCGTCGGTTATATCGTGGTGACTGGCGTTGTCTACGGTACGGCGTTGCTCGCGTTGCTCGCTGCTGCCACCCGCATGCAGGGGCGCTTCGAGTGGCCACGCCTGCATCATCTGGCCCAATCGTTGATCCCGATCGCGGGCGCAGGCGTGTTTCTCGGCCTTTCGGCCACGACGCTCTCTCTGCTGCGGGCCGAGCACGTGCCGCTCGAGTGGGCGGCGGATGTCCGCATTGCGGTGCTTTGCATCGCGAACGCCTGGAGTGCCTGGCTTGGTTGGCGCGTGCTCGGCCGCTATGACGCGCGTGCCGTCGCGCGTGTTGCGGCGATGCTGCTCTTCGTCGCCGCATTGGCGGTGGCCGATAGCGCGTGGTGGCTGATGTTCTGGGGTTTCTCGCACTGA
- a CDS encoding FTR1 family iron permease, producing MGQVLFVVWRESVEALLVVGILYAWLKNGDAAARRGLPFLWAGVGIGLLAAVVLGAALVGFTEVLSGDAADYFQTAMVLIACVLIVQMVIWMKRHGRTLKRDMERSLQERTRDGNRWGVAVLVALAIAREGSETVIFLYGLGFGQSGHVSASDVFAIVIGLALAFLTFYLLQLGGRFFSWRRFFRVTEIMLLLLAAGLLQTGVDKLIDKEILPLGISQLWDSSRILDDSSTVGSLVAALTGYRAHPSLTNLTVYVLYWVFVAWLLRRANRAPAAAASSAV from the coding sequence ATGGGTCAGGTACTTTTCGTCGTTTGGCGCGAGAGTGTCGAGGCGCTGCTCGTCGTCGGCATTCTCTATGCATGGTTGAAGAACGGCGACGCCGCGGCGCGGCGCGGATTGCCGTTCCTATGGGCTGGCGTCGGCATTGGCCTGCTCGCCGCCGTCGTACTCGGCGCGGCACTCGTCGGCTTCACCGAGGTGCTCTCGGGCGATGCGGCCGATTATTTCCAGACCGCCATGGTGCTGATCGCCTGTGTGCTGATCGTGCAGATGGTCATTTGGATGAAGCGACACGGGCGCACGCTGAAACGCGACATGGAGCGCTCGCTGCAGGAGCGCACGCGCGACGGAAACCGCTGGGGCGTGGCCGTGCTCGTGGCGCTCGCCATCGCCCGTGAGGGCAGCGAGACGGTAATTTTTCTCTACGGCCTAGGATTCGGGCAGTCGGGCCACGTGAGCGCGTCGGACGTATTCGCGATCGTCATCGGGCTTGCGCTGGCGTTCCTGACTTTCTACCTCCTGCAACTCGGCGGGCGGTTCTTTTCCTGGCGGCGGTTTTTCCGCGTGACGGAGATCATGCTGCTGCTGCTCGCGGCTGGCCTGCTGCAAACGGGAGTCGATAAGCTCATCGACAAGGAGATCCTGCCGCTCGGCATCTCCCAGCTCTGGGACAGCTCCAGAATCCTTGACGATTCGAGCACCGTGGGCTCGCTCGTAGCCGCGTTGACGGGCTATCGCGCGCATCCTTCCTTGACGAACCTCACGGTCTATGTGCTGTATTGGGTGTTCGTCGCCTGGCTCCTGCGCCGGGCGAACCGGGCACCGGCCGCGGCGGCGAGTAGCGCCGTATGA
- a CDS encoding cupredoxin domain-containing protein: MKRHRKLAWLVAASLGVAAAGVHAEDLPTFKLEMADGKLTPARIEVPAGKRIKIEIRNAGKGAVEFESVQLRKEKVLAPGADSFVVIAPLSPGEYKFFDDFHQAAQGLIVAK; encoded by the coding sequence ATGAAGCGTCATCGAAAGCTGGCCTGGCTCGTCGCGGCGTCGCTGGGCGTTGCGGCGGCGGGCGTGCATGCGGAGGATCTGCCGACGTTCAAGCTCGAAATGGCGGACGGCAAGCTGACGCCGGCCCGCATCGAGGTGCCGGCCGGCAAGCGTATCAAGATCGAGATCCGCAATGCCGGCAAGGGTGCGGTGGAGTTCGAGAGCGTGCAGTTGCGCAAGGAGAAGGTGCTTGCGCCCGGGGCTGATTCGTTTGTGGTAATTGCGCCGCTGTCGCCGGGGGAATACAAGTTCTTCGACGATTTTCATCAAGCGGCACAAGGTTTGATCGTCGCCAAGTAG
- a CDS encoding iron transporter, whose protein sequence is MQRSFWIRGGLVAAAATVAMTASAAEYPIGKQKIAGGMEIGAVYLQPITMDPEGMMRKASDSDVHLEADIHAVKNNPTGFAEGDWMPYLQVTYELTKPGSSFSAKGDLMAMVADDGPHYGDNVKLAGPGKYHLKLVINPPMQTGHMAFGRHVDKETGVGPWFKPITIEYDFPFAGIGKKGGY, encoded by the coding sequence ATGCAGCGTTCTTTCTGGATTCGCGGCGGCCTCGTGGCCGCGGCGGCAACGGTCGCGATGACGGCTTCGGCCGCTGAATACCCGATCGGCAAACAAAAAATCGCAGGCGGCATGGAGATTGGCGCCGTTTATCTTCAGCCGATCACGATGGATCCGGAAGGCATGATGCGCAAGGCGTCGGACTCGGACGTCCACCTCGAGGCCGATATCCACGCGGTGAAGAACAACCCGACGGGTTTCGCCGAGGGCGATTGGATGCCGTACCTGCAGGTGACGTACGAGCTGACGAAGCCGGGCTCCAGTTTTTCGGCCAAGGGCGACCTGATGGCGATGGTGGCGGATGACGGCCCGCACTATGGCGACAACGTCAAGCTGGCCGGCCCCGGCAAGTACCACCTGAAGCTCGTGATCAATCCGCCGATGCAAACCGGTCATATGGCGTTCGGCCGTCACGTCGACAAGGAAACGGGTGTTGGCCCGTGGTTCAAGCCCATCACGATCGAATACGACTTCCCGTTCGCGGGCATCGGCAAGAAGGGCGGCTATTGA
- the uvrB gene encoding excinuclease ABC subunit UvrB: MSEQPSQAADAADALDESKFVEFEGSPFRLYQPYPPAGDQPEAIRQIVEGIEDGLSFQTLLGVTGSGKTFTMANTIARLGRPAIVFAPNKTLAAQLYSEFREFFPHNAVEYFVSYYDYYQPEAYVPQRDLFIEKDSSINEHIEQMRLSATKSLMERRDVVIVATVSAIYGIGNPTEYHQMILTLRTGDKLGQRDVIARLIAMQYTRNEADFQRGAFRVRGDTIDVFPAEHAEMAVRIELFDDEVESLQLFDPLTGRVRQKIPRFTVYPSSHYVTPRETVMRAVETIKAELRERLEFFHQEGKLVEAQRLEQRTRFDLEMLQELGFCKGIENYTRHFSGAAPGEPPPTLVDYLPPDALMFLDESHVLIGQLNGMYNGDRARKENLVQYGFRLPSALDNRPLKFHEFERKMRQAVFVTATPADYERKTAGQVVEQVVRPTGLVDPQIVVRPASTQVDDVLSEIHTRVAANERVLVTVLTKRMAEQLTEFLADHGVKVRYLHSDIDTVERVEIIRDLRLGAFDVLVGINLLREGLDIPEVSLVAILDADKEGFLRAERSLIQTIGRAARNVNGCAILYADRMTDSMRRAIDETERRRAKQIAYNERMGITPRGVVKRIKDIIDGVYNADEARAELKEMQQRAKFEDMSEKQLAKEIKRLEKQMMEHAKNLEFEKAAQARDQLSVLRERAFGANVGDSLAGPG; encoded by the coding sequence ATGTCCGAACAACCGTCTCAGGCGGCCGATGCTGCCGACGCCCTCGACGAATCCAAATTCGTCGAATTCGAGGGCTCTCCGTTCCGTCTTTACCAGCCCTATCCGCCGGCTGGTGATCAGCCCGAGGCCATTCGCCAGATCGTCGAAGGCATCGAAGACGGCCTGTCCTTCCAGACCTTGCTCGGGGTGACGGGCTCGGGAAAGACGTTCACGATGGCGAACACGATCGCGCGGCTCGGGCGCCCGGCCATCGTGTTCGCGCCGAACAAGACGCTTGCGGCACAGCTCTATTCCGAGTTCCGGGAGTTTTTTCCGCACAACGCCGTCGAGTACTTCGTTTCGTATTACGACTACTACCAGCCGGAAGCCTATGTGCCGCAGCGCGACCTTTTCATCGAAAAGGATTCGTCGATCAACGAGCACATCGAGCAGATGCGGCTGTCGGCCACGAAAAGCCTGATGGAGCGGCGCGACGTCGTGATCGTGGCAACCGTTTCGGCGATCTACGGTATCGGCAACCCGACCGAATACCACCAGATGATTCTGACGCTGCGCACGGGCGACAAGCTCGGGCAGCGCGACGTGATCGCCCGCTTGATCGCGATGCAGTACACACGCAACGAGGCCGATTTCCAGCGCGGCGCATTCCGAGTGCGGGGCGACACCATCGACGTCTTTCCGGCCGAACATGCCGAGATGGCGGTACGCATCGAGCTGTTCGACGACGAGGTGGAATCGCTCCAGCTGTTCGACCCGCTCACGGGCCGCGTGCGGCAGAAGATCCCGCGTTTCACGGTCTACCCGTCGTCGCACTACGTGACGCCGCGCGAGACGGTCATGCGCGCCGTGGAAACCATCAAGGCGGAGCTGCGCGAGCGGCTCGAGTTCTTCCACCAGGAGGGCAAGCTCGTCGAGGCGCAGCGGCTCGAGCAGCGCACGCGCTTCGACCTCGAGATGCTGCAGGAACTGGGCTTTTGCAAGGGCATCGAGAACTACACGCGGCACTTCTCGGGAGCGGCGCCAGGCGAGCCGCCTCCGACGCTCGTCGATTACCTGCCGCCCGACGCGCTGATGTTCCTCGATGAGTCGCACGTGCTGATCGGCCAGTTGAACGGCATGTACAACGGCGACCGCGCGCGCAAGGAAAACCTTGTCCAGTATGGGTTTCGCCTGCCGTCGGCGCTCGACAACCGGCCGCTCAAATTCCACGAGTTCGAGCGCAAGATGCGCCAGGCCGTATTCGTGACCGCCACGCCCGCCGATTACGAGCGCAAGACGGCCGGGCAGGTCGTGGAGCAGGTGGTACGGCCGACGGGCCTCGTCGATCCGCAGATCGTCGTGCGCCCGGCCAGCACGCAGGTCGACGACGTGCTCTCGGAGATCCACACGCGCGTGGCGGCGAACGAGCGCGTGCTCGTGACGGTGCTGACGAAGCGCATGGCCGAGCAGTTGACCGAGTTTCTCGCCGATCACGGCGTCAAGGTGCGCTATCTGCACAGCGATATCGACACTGTCGAGCGCGTGGAGATCATCCGCGATCTTCGCCTGGGCGCATTCGACGTGCTCGTGGGCATCAACCTGCTGCGCGAGGGGCTCGACATCCCCGAAGTGTCGCTCGTCGCGATCCTCGATGCGGACAAGGAGGGTTTTCTGCGCGCCGAACGTTCGCTGATCCAGACCATCGGCCGCGCGGCGCGCAACGTGAACGGCTGCGCGATCCTCTACGCGGACCGGATGACCGATTCGATGCGCCGGGCGATCGACGAAACCGAGCGGCGTCGAGCGAAGCAGATCGCCTACAACGAGCGGATGGGCATCACGCCGCGCGGCGTGGTCAAGCGGATCAAGGACATCATCGATGGCGTCTACAACGCCGACGAGGCGCGCGCCGAGCTCAAGGAGATGCAGCAGCGCGCGAAGTTCGAGGACATGTCGGAGAAGCAGCTTGCCAAGGAAATCAAGCGCCTCGAGAAGCAGATGATGGAGCACGCGAAAAACCTCGAATTCGAGAAAGCCGCGCAGGCGCGCGACCAGCTGTCCGTCCTGCGCGAGCGCGCGTTCGGCGCGAACGTCGGAGATTCGCTCGCCGGTCCGGGCTGA